The nucleotide sequence TCCTCGAACCGGGCGAGGTTCCGGGGAAAGGCGACGTCCACGCAGAAACAGACGTCGTTCACGTCCAGGATGTCGACGAATGCGGAGAGCAGGTCCGTCCGGGTGATGATCCCGACCAGCCGGTCCCCGGACAGCACGGGAAGGGCGCCGAACTTCTCGCGGGAGAGGATGAGGAGCGCGTCCTCGACCGAATCGTCCGGCGTGACGGACCACACCTGCGTCCGCATCGCCACCCGGACCGGCCGGTCTCCCGCGCCGCTCCCGGCCTCCGTCCCGGCCATGGCGTCCAGGGACGCGTTCCGCAGGTCGGTGTCGGAGAGGATCCCGACCAGCGCTCCCCCCTCGACGACGGGCAGGTGGTGGAAGCCGTGTTCCCGCAGGAGCCGGGCGGCCGCGGACAGCGGAGTGTCCGGAGACACCGTCTTCGGATCCCTCGTCATCCGCTTTCCGACGAACATCGAACGCCGCCTCCGCCGGGGCGGCGGGACCGCCCGCCCCAGAGTATCGCCCGGACCGCTTCAATGTACCGCATACCCCGGGGGATGTCCAAATCCCACGAACCGGACTTCGCGGTACAATGTTCCGGGTCGGCAAGGAACCATTCCCGGAGGAGGGAACGAAGATGGGAACGACGATCCGGAAGATTTTCATGGTGGCGGTCGGACTGCTGCTTCTGGCAGGGATCCCGTATCTCGCGGCGGTCCCGCTCCACGCCGATCCGGGATGCGGATGCCGCTGCGATTCCCCTTGCGGCGGGAAGTGCGGATGCGGACACGGGGAGGGGAAGTGCGCGTGCGGGGAGAAGTGCGCGTGCGAAGAAAAGTGCGCGTGCGAAGAAAAGTGCGCGATGCACGGCGCGGTGCACGGCAAGGACAAGGGGCACGGACACGCGCACGGAGACCGCCCGTCCGGCGGGCCTCCGATGAAGGCGGCGATGGGGAAGCACATGGAGGAGATGCGCGGGACGATCGCGAAGCTGCGCGCCCTCGAGGGGAAGATGGAATCGCTCAAGGCCAACGACGTCGCGGCCGCGTTCCGCGCCGCGTCGCTGGAGCATTCGAAGCTGCTGACCGACCTCCAGGAGTCCCACCTGAAGCACATGGAAGGGATGATGGGGAAG is from Deltaproteobacteria bacterium and encodes:
- a CDS encoding CBS domain-containing protein, with protein sequence MFVGKRMTRDPKTVSPDTPLSAAARLLREHGFHHLPVVEGGALVGILSDTDLRNASLDAMAGTEAGSGAGDRPVRVAMRTQVWSVTPDDSVEDALLILSREKFGALPVLSGDRLVGIITRTDLLSAFVDILDVNDVCFCVDVAFPRNLARFEELAGILQGMGIEIRSCVVSPHGEVGAVNAHLRLATIDGPAVRRILRERGFVLSDPAFRL